Genomic window (Caldinitratiruptor microaerophilus):
GCGGCCTGGCGGCGCGGGCTCGGGCGTGACCGGGCGGGCCGCTGGGAGGCGCCGGGCGCCGCCCCGCCGGTCGGGTTGTCCGCTCCGCCCGCGGCGGACGGAGGCGCGGAGGGCGGCGACTTCTTCGCCGACTTCCGCCTCGAGCGCGACCGGGCCCGGGGTCGGGAGCGGGAGATGCTGCGGGAGCTCATGACCCCGTCGACCCCGGAGGAGGCCCGCCGGCAGGCGAACGAGCGGTACCTCCGGCTGAGCCGGCTCATGGGCCTGGAGGTGGAGCTGGAGGGGCTCATCCGCAGCCGGGGTTTCGAGGACGCGGTGGTCTTCCTCGGGGACAGCGCCGCCCAGGTGGTGATCCGGACCCCCTCGCTCACGCCGGTCCAGGTTGCCG
Coding sequences:
- a CDS encoding SpoIIIAH-like family protein, translated to MKGRGRADLVRFALFLVIVAGLVAYVAAWRRGLGRDRAGRWEAPGAAPPVGLSAPPAADGGAEGGDFFADFRLERDRARGREREMLRELMTPSTPEEARRQANERYLRLSRLMGLEVELEGLIRSRGFEDAVVFLGDSAAQVVIRTPSLTPVQVAAVADLVHQVAGVDPDRIRIVARER